The Fusobacterium russii ATCC 25533 sequence AATTTTCCATTACTCCAATAGAATTTCCAGACTCCGGTTCCATCTTTAAAAATACTTTCATGAAGAATTTTTCCTTTGGAATCATAGGCTATTATACCATCAACTTTTCCATTTACATATTTTACTATGGATTTTAAATTTCCATTTTCATAATATGTTTTTTGTTCTCCATGTAGCTTTCCTTTGGAATAGTTTTCTGACATAAGTTTTACTCCCTTACGAGAAAACCACGCACTTTCACCATCCAATAATCCATTTTTATAACTTTCATAATGGTTTATTTGTCCATCAATTACAGCACCAAATAGACCAGAAAATGGACTCTTTTCATCTTCTCTATATGCTATACCTTCTCTCACATCTTTCTCAAAGATATCAATTATAGATTCATGGTCTACCTCTTCAATTTTAATTACTTCATTTTCTATTTTATTATCTTTATTTTTATTATCTTTTTTTCCAGTATTACTAGAAAGTTTTGATGAATTTTTATCACTTATTATTTCATTTGTAAAATCTTCTAGTATTTTTATCTCTTTTATTTCAGCATTAAGAAGAGAAAAATAAAATAAAAATCCCCCCAGAATTATTATTTTATTAAATTTTTTCATTTTGTACCTCATTTAAAATTTTATCATTGTAAATTTATTAAAAAATACATAATTTATTTTGAATAGTTAGGGGCTTCTTTAGTTATAGTTATGTCATGTGGATGACTTTCTTTTAAACCGGCACCTGTTATTTTTATAAATTTAGCATTTTTTTGTAATTCTTCTACAGTAGCAGTTCCACAATATCCCATACCTGCTCTTATACCTCCAGCAAGTTGGAATACGACATCTTTGACCGAACCTTTATATGCGATACGACCTTCTATTCCTTCAGGAACTAATTTTGAAACATCATTTTCTGTTTGAAAATATCTATCTTTTGAGCCTCTTTTCATAGCTGCAATAGATCCCATTCCGACATAAACTTTGAATTTTCTTCCTTCCAAAATTATTTCTTCTCCAGGAGCTTCCTTAGTTCCTGCTAAAAGTCCACCAAGCATTACACAGTCACCGCCGGCTGCCAGAGCCTTAACTATATCTCCTGAAAATTTTATTCCACCATCTGCAATAACTCCTATGCCTTTGTCTTTACAATATTCATAGACATCGTTTACTGCTGTTAATTGGGGAACACCAACTCCTGCAACCACTCTTGTCGTACAAATAGATCCGGGTCCTATTCCCACTTTTACAGCAGAAACTCCTGCATCTATTAAATCTTTTGCAGCCTCAGCAG is a genomic window containing:
- a CDS encoding toxin-antitoxin system YwqK family antitoxin; amino-acid sequence: MKKFNKIIILGGFLFYFSLLNAEIKEIKILEDFTNEIISDKNSSKLSSNTGKKDNKNKDNKIENEVIKIEEVDHESIIDIFEKDVREGIAYREDEKSPFSGLFGAVIDGQINHYESYKNGLLDGESAWFSRKGVKLMSENYSKGKLHGEQKTYYENGNLKSIVKYVNGKVDGIIAYDSKGKILHESIFKDGTGVWKFYWSNGKLSEEGHYTSWKKDGVWKKYREDGSLDTVLTYDKGRLLKERWE